The following DNA comes from Gopherus flavomarginatus isolate rGopFla2 chromosome 5, rGopFla2.mat.asm, whole genome shotgun sequence.
TCTTTGGAGGCCATATGTGAGCTTCAGCTAGGGCAGAAGGCAGCTGCTCATTTAATGAGCAATGCAGATGGTACAGGGTGTATCCCCTGCCCTGTGTAGAAGATGCTAGCTTTTGACTTGCCTCCAGGTGCAATTCAAGGGGTTGACTTTCATCTCCAACCCTGTATGCTGTGGATCCTGGGTGAGTGAGAGAGCTCCTCTGCTGGTGCATTGTGTCagcagctgagatcagagggcTGTTTCTGCTGATGGTACCTAGATATGCATATAAAGGGTACTTGAGGCAGGTCCTGGGGTGTGGTGGGTTATCCCATCATGCATTGCCCCACATCAGGCATTGGTGCATGTTGCGTAGCTGTTTACATTAGTGCACAGTGCGTGTAATAGGCCAGTGGATCTGAGTGGAAGAGCCAGATTCTGTCCTCACTAACATCAGAGTGAGTTTGGAATAACTGCATTGATTTCATTGGCATTACCCTGGATTTTCCCTGGTGGAAATGTAATTGGAAGCCGCATGGCCAGCTGTGGAAGCAGCAGGACATAGGAAAGCCAGACCTTTTCAGCAGAAGATTTTTGACACTGGATATTTGCTTGCCCAAAACAGCCTGAGTTTGTTGACCTTCAGAGAGTATCATAAAGCCAGTGTGcttggataggggtcggggcagtcagagaacagggggtgttggatgggtggtgggttctgagaggggcagtcGGGGGGTGGAAAATGATAGGGGGtggaggccaggctgtttggggggcacagccttccctacccagccctccatacaatttcacaccccgatgtggccctcgggccaaaaagtttgctcacccctgattTAACTGAAGCTGTGGTGATGTCAAGTGCTGCTGCGTCATTGCTGTGGGCTGGGAGCGAACAGCGTCTTAACTATAAAATAATCCTATTTCTGCTCTGATTGGGAGGAGTGTGTGGTGAGGGCCACTCTCCCCCCCCCAGGCAAAATTTAAAATAGGGGCCAGACCCCTCCACTATGAACTCTGCCTTTTTACTGGCTACCCACAATAAGTCTCCTATTTCCCCCACTCTCTCTTTACCTTCCCACCCCAAATTCCTGGTGCTTCTTCACCATGTCCTCATTAGCAGCAGCAACAGTTTCCACAAAgcctctggactcctgggttcccaagTGTAGCTGGGGCTGCTGGGCTTGGATTCGGATCGCAGTCCCACCagggtaaatcaggagcaactccaatgaagtcagtgcaGTTACTCTAGATTATCCCCATGTGCCTGGCACTGAGTCACCTTCTGATGGCTGGTATTTTTAGTAGCCCTGTATGAGATGAGTTGGTCTTTCCCCCATCTTGTCCCTAGAGGGCAAAGTACCAAACTCGTGGCCTCCACTGGAATTAGCTGGCCTCCTTGTCATCGGTCTCAGCAGAGATCCCACAAAGTGATAGGCTGTGGAGGCTGAGCTGTCCACTTCCCCTAAGCAGGTCCCTCTAGATCTGGGCTGAGGCACGCTGGTGTTGAATGGTGTGGGGGAAGTCTGCAGGGCTACAGCTCGTGATGCACCAGTTGTGGGGAGGAACCAAAGATGGCTGTCTCAGGGGGTCAGTCTAGAACCCAGCCCCATTACAGATGTTACTGAAAAGCCCCCTGATGTTTGAGTACCTATAGTGGTCActgcaggaggaagagagagaagcatCTCCAGGAAGGATGATCCTTCACTTTAGATTAGTTTGGTGGATCTCAATCTTTTCCAGGGCAGGACCCACCCTCCTCATTGTTCTGAGTGAGGTTGAGTCCCGGAGTCACATGCCTGGCTTCCCAACGGTGCTGCACTGGCATGGAGGCTCCAGGGAGTAAGAAGTGCAAATTGGGGCACTGGTGAGATGGCCTTTTGCACCCCGGGGGTAGGCTGTGAGGGGTTCCTCCTCTGTGCTGGGAAGCCTGGTGTGGGCGTGCCGGCTCTGGGAAGGTCCCCTAACCCTCACTGGCCTTGCCCTCCCTTACAGAAGCAGGACCAGGATGACGATGCTGACGATGTGGAGATTGCCATCGAGAACACGGGGTTCATGGACGAGTTCTTCTccgaggtgaggaggaggcatgGCCCTGGGACAGGCCTCTGTCTCGTTTACGTTGTCCGTGTGTCCCttctctggggggagggagcaaggTGGGCTGGCAGATCTCCTTTTCCTGGGGAGCTCTTGGGGCTAGAGATCCCCTCTCCTTTAGTGAACAGCTGTGGTTCAGTGGATGGGGCTCATGCCCAGATCTGAGTGCTTCTCCCAGATCGGCCACTGGCTagcttggtgaccttgggcaaatcctgtcccctctctgtacctcagtttcccctcccaccctttgtctgttttgcCTATTTAGACTGAGACacgttttggggcagggactgtctctaaatgtctgtacagcccctagcaccctACGGCCTTGATCACAGttcagtgctactgtaatactgcTAATAGTGATCTCTTGCGGTTTAGATTGAAGAAACCCGACAAAATATTGAGAAAATTGCAGAGAATGTGGAGGGGGCAAAAAAGCTGTACAGTATCATCCTGTCCGCCCCCATCCCTGAGCAAAGTAAGTCTGAGCCTCCTTCTGGGCCTGAACAAGAGTGAACAGGTCACCTGCCTGGGATGGGTCAgtccagctggggggcagggggtggatctgccagggggtggagggggaactgGGCAGCAGGTGCTCTCTCGGTAACCTTACTGGCCAGGGTCCACAACTACTGCTGACTGGGTTTCGTTGCTTGTGCTTTTGCAGAGACAAAAGATGACCTGGAGCAGCTCACGGCAGAGATCAAGAAAATAGCCAACAGCGTCCGAAACAAGCTTAAGAGTAAGAGACtgatcccccacccccctgggctGGCTGATTTTGGAGGCCTTGCTAGGGCCGACTGTCCCCTGTCAATGCCCATCCATTGCTCgtctttcctcctcctcaggaCTGCCCTTTCCTCCCTGCACCTCACAGGGACTGCTTCTTGGAAATGACCCTTCCTTGCCAGGAGCTTTTCTCCCCCTAGTGGGGCACTGGCTGGATGCTGGGACCTTTGGATCTTAATGCACAGGTCTCTACTGCTTGCATTAAAAGATCCACCCCTGTTAGTCCAGCCTGTAGCAGGCTTACCAACTTCTGTGGCTCAGACAACACTAGCGGGGACAGAGTGCCATGCAGAGTGGGCGTGGCTGCATCTGGTGCCTCCTAGTGTCTGGATAGGAAGGAGGTGCAGAAGGCCGAACCCACTGACTTGGCTATGGAGGGATGGGGGGCAGTAAGGGATTGAGCCCCTTTCTTAAGGGAAGAAGAGAACTCAAAGTTCGTAGGGTAGGGAAGCTGAGACGTGAGACTGCAGCTGGTCCAGCCTCCCCATTATTTCACCCCACTTGTCCGTGTCCCCAGGCATGGAGCGGAGCATCGAGCAGGATGAGGTCCAGTCGTCAGCGGATCTGCGGATACGGAAATCCCAGGTGAGCAGAGCACTTCCTCATTCCCACACTGCAATCCCTGTTTCAACCTGCCCCTAGCCAGAATGGGTCCCAGAGGGAGCGGACTGCACCCATAGAAATCCCGGGTGGGGAGGGAACAAAGGTAGCGTCAGAGATGGCAGACTGTACCTCAGTCCTGTGTGGGGAGATGATACattacagagaacaaaaagagcAGTACATGGATCTTTGgcttcatctgaggatctctgaGTGGTGGGCTCCTCAGTCCAACAGACGAAGGCAGAACTcgatccaatgtctggaagttgattTTGTGCAAATTTAGACCAGAAATAAGATACAAATTCTGTATTAggaggtaattaaccattagaatgaCTTTATCTAGGGCTGAGGTGAATTCTTCAGCCCTACACTTCTAGGAGTCTGTTGTTCAAAGTCAAGACCAGATGTTCTTCCAGACAGTCTGCTCTAGCTCACCCAGAAGTTCTGGGCTTCATGGAGGATTCATCGGCTGAAATTTCTGGCCTGCTATACAGGTTGAACTAGATAATTCCTTCAGACCTTAAGTGCTATAGAAGCACTATCCAGAGCAGCATTATCCCTTTCatacagatgagtaaactgaagcacagacaaGTGACAGCATTTCCCCAACTCTGCAGTGGGCGCTCCTGTCAGAACCATCCAGGCTGTGTTTGGGGATAGGGGAGGATAAGGAGGAGAGAGGGTATGGAGAGAGCTCCCCAATCAGATGGGGCAGATGGCTATCGCAGCTGGAGAGATAGTGCCCGTGAACCCACATTACCACAAAATAGATCATACAGTGAACTGCTCgtctcctcctttccctccctccagcaTTCTGTCCTCTCCCGGAAGTTTGTCGATGTGATGACCAAGTACAACGAGGCACAGGTTGACTTCCGGGAACGGAGCAAAGGGCGGATCCAGCGGCAGCTCGAGATCAGTATGTACCCTCCCCACTCAGGGGACATGGCCCACAGGCAGCATGTGGCCAGGGTCTGACCCTCCTCCTGAGACCAAGGGGTGGTTGGATTAATTGCCCACAGGAATGGAAACTACCCCACTCCAGTTTGTGTGCTTGGGTTACTGCAGAAACCGTAAATAGGGCCCTAGCAAATTCACGGCTGTGAAACGCGTGTCATgaaccatgaaatctgatcttttgtgtactttttccTATACTATACAGTGTTTCTCAGACTGGGGATCAGACCCAAAAGGAGGTTGCAAGAccgttgggggagggggtcacagtattgccacccttacttctgtgctgccttcagagctggactgccagagagtggcagctgggctaccagctctgaaggcagcactgtagcagtgcagaagtaagggggcgtgtgcgcgcgtgcgtgtgtgcgcgtgtgcaggGGAGTTGGTTAATTTTTGGGGAGGGGCTGTCATCTTGGGCtttatattttgctgtttttaaatacatatgatttgttacaacactgaaatttaagatttaaatatctgacacCGAGaaattcaagattttaaaaaatgctgtgactgtgaaatttacaaaaatggaTTGTGAATTTGGGAGAGTCTTAACCATAATCCTTCCCATGATCTCCTCCCACCCAGGGTGtctcagtgccccctgctgggaagtGTGGTCTGGGCATTTGTGGGATTCCTCCCTATCCCCCAGCTGTGTCTCTGctgaatgtgagggagatttagAATCTGGGCTTGGAAGGCATGTCTCAGTTTGGAGGCCAGAGGGGTTCGCACACACCTGTTCCTGAGAGCAGCCAAAGTGAATCTTttgtctcccccccgcccccaagcccTGCTGTTTCTGCCATTCATGCCCAGGGATTTGGTCTAATCTCTCCTCTCTTTCTCTTGTGATAAAGCTGGGAAGAATACGACAgatgaggagctggaggagatgCTAGAGAGTGGAAACCCCTCAATATTCACATCTGGGGTGAGGATGCAGTGAGGACTGGGAGGAGATCGGGGAATGTAGGTGCTTAAAGAGGAGGGACCTTGGAGCATATGATGGTATAATAGTACCTAACTCTTACACAGCgccttcatcagtagatctcaaagactTATAGAATGGGAAATCTGGGGGTGAGCAGTGGGAATTTGGGGGGATGGGCAGTGAGTGTGGGTGTCATGATATGggtggtggggagcagggtgaCTCTGAGCAGTGGGAATGGCAGGGTGTTAACTCACAGCTCCTTAGCATTATCTGGGCTTGTGCGGGATGGTAACCGACACTGCCCGGCTCTGTTCCAGATCATGGATTCACAGATCTCGAAGCAGGCGCTGAGTGAGATTGAGGGGCGGCACAAGGACATTGTGCAACTTGAGAGCAGCATCAAGGAGCTTCACGACATGTTCGTGGACATCGCCATGCTGGTGGAAAACCAGGTAACTGGGCAGAACAACCAATGAGGGGGTGGGGTGCTCTGGAGGGATAAGGACTGAGTGACTGAGCAACTGGGACAGGAAGGGGTAACCAAGCAACCAGGGTTAGGGAACAGAATAACCAAGCAACCAGGGGCAGGGAACCGGGTAACCGAGCAACTGGAGGGTGGGGCTCTCAAGGGATAAGGGTAGGCTAACCAAGCAAccaggggcagggaacagggtAACTGAGAAACCAGCATGAAGGTGACAGCTGTATAACAGGAGGGGAAAGTGGGGTAAACCTTAGTAACTGAGTAACCATGGGAGGAGACAGCATGACCGCCATATAACCTGGGAGCAGGAAAACAAAGGATTGTACAAGACAGGCAGGGTGAAAACCATGTAATCAAGCAATGCAGGgatgggggaaatggagggacTGAGCAGCCAAACTGGGAATTAGAATGGGTAACTAAGCAACTGAACACCAGTGCCTTCTAGCAGCCAGGGATTTTCTGATGGTGGTACCTCGGATGCGGGAGCTGGGTGGGAGTGAGTTTGCGATCTTGGTGACATGGCTGATGTCATGGAGACCCAGAGGTCTGTTGTCCTGTCCCAGTGCTCAGTGCCTGGCTTTCCTCGGACCCCACAGAGCTCCTGCagccagggcccaatccctgctcTGTGTGTCCCTGGGGGAAAGCCTCCATTTCACTCTCCTGATGCCCCTGCATTGTGGAGTGCAGCCACCTCTCTCACTGCAACTTAGgcatcagtgtctctctctctgaggcCCCCTTTCTGTTTTCTACCCTCAATGCAATGCCGAGGAGGCGGCGTGTGAGTCGGGGAACGGTGAGTATGCCCCTTTCCTGTCATCAGACCCAGGGAGAGGTGATGGATTGACCCTGAAGCCCTACAACCCATTATCAACCCCTCTGTTCCCAGGAGAAGGGCGGGGGCAGTGGGAATGACTGCCTTGCTCACCTGAACAGAGTGGGAGATCTtcaagggcagggctgggatctcGTGATGGGAGGAGCATGTGCATGGTGGGAGGTGCTGCTGGGGTCTCATGGATGGGCTGCATTGtatcttcactgcacagttaacccTGGTGATTGGCATCCGGGTCTGAGCCCCTGCACGAGCATCCCCACTGCAAAGCCTTACCCAGTTAGTGTGTCCCCACTGTGTCCATACTCATCTCTTGTGTGCTTGGAGACACCTGTGGGCCTTCGTGCTGGGACGCtctaggattctttcccagtCATTTGCGGGAGATCTTGTTTGTCCTTCATGGGACATTGTGGGAAgggcattggaggactatcagcacacGAGTAACTTTTTTTCCTGGCAGTCTCGCTGCCCAGTTGGGTAGGTTGCAGCCCGAGTTAAACCAGAGCTGGGCTCTAACATACCTCCCCCAGCTGAGTCAGCTAGCCCAGGCTTAACACCCCTCCAAACCAGAGTCTGGGAGTTTTTGTTCATGGCTGGTAGGAGGGGTTGGGCTAAACCTGGGTGACAGCCCAGGCtaactgtgcagtgtagacataccgtgcATGACTCTGAGGCACCCCTGGTCACTGGGTGTTTTAGATGTTTGAGtttcctctcttccttctcctctgaCAGGGCGGGGTCCTAGATAACATAGAGCTGAACATGATGCATGCGGTAGACCACATAGAGAGAGCGCGCGATGAGACCAAAAAGGCTCTGGTATACAAGAAAAAGGCACACAAGGTGAGTCCCCCAAGCCCCAATTTGTGCCCAGGCTGCCTCGCTGGCTCTCTTTTGCTCTCTTCTACTCCCTGCCACTTCCGCCGCTCTCTGCTGCTCCCGccatctttctcttcctctgcaaGGGAGCCATGATCGACCGCATAGAGACCAACATGGACCAGTCGGTGGGCTTTGTGGAACGGGCCGTGGCTGACACCAAAAAGGCTGTGAAATACCAGAGCGAGGCCAGAAGGGTGAGAACAACAAATCACAGCCCCATCCAGTCTCCACATCCTGCCAATCAATGGTCCTGTCTCACCCTTCTCAGATGCTATCCAATCTTGAATCATCCCACCAACCAAAACCCCACCCCATCTAGTCTCCCATGCCACCAATCATAGTCCCCCATCCAACCTCCTCTCACTAGTCAAAGCCCCCATCTCACCCTTCTCAGAACCATCCAATAATGACCCATCCTACAAACCAAAGCCCCACCCCATCACCTCAACACCACCAATCACAGCTCCCTGTCCAGTCCCCATGCATGTCAATCAAAGGTTCCCATCTCACTCTTCTGTCACCCATCCAACCATGACCCATCCCATCAaccaaagccccactgcatcCAGCCCCCACCCACCAATCAAAGTCCTTTTCCCattccagcccctcagaccctcCCATCCACCTCCCAAAATCTTCTCAGTCCCCTCCAGttatcctcttccatcccacCCCTCTCTGACCTTACTGGTCTCCATCCCGCCACCTCATCCCtgttccagccccctccctgttGGGAAAGGACCAATGGCTCTCAAAGGTATTATGATTTCCAGGGGAGTAAGCCACCTGAATACTTTTTTGAGCACTTGGGCCAATGAGTCTGGCTGGCAAAGGTCCAGAGCAAATCCAGGGGCCCTGGTGACCCCTTGGTTTCTCAGTAATATTTCCCCATCCCTTGCTCTAGCTTCCTGTGCTCTTCTTTcacagcctcctcctccctcacttGTCCCCCACAGCCCGGACACTGAGTCCCTCCATGTATGACGTGCCATGCTGCATCCCTCTCCGAGGTAACTGCTTGGGCTGTCTCCCTGCTTCACTTTGCTAGCTCCGGGCTCCTCTCTGGcccttccttcttttctgtacgTCTTGATAAATGTGGTTATGACCCAGAGCTCCTGCACTCTTCCCTAAAGtgcctttgggggtggggggaggctgtgAACTTCCCTGCAGCCCACACCTCTACACTATTACCTATAGCACTCCCTGCTGGCAGGAGTCAATGCTGGAGTAACTTGAGCTCCCCCttcagtgccccctgctgggagaggctgggactggagtagcAGGGAGCtcacccccacagccagcactcctGGCTATCTACAGCACTCCATGCTAGGAGAGGCTGGTAGTACCTCTCTGCTCACCATTCCCAATAGTACCCCCAATTGAGGGAGGCTAGGACTGGAGTAGCTGTGTGCTCCCAGTGCCTTTGTGCCATTCCCTGCAGCATCTCTTGCTGGAGAAGGCTGGGACAGGATTAAattaaaaagggagaaaaatttaAGAAGCCTAGAAATGCAGATGGTCTGATTTTTGTCTGAAAGATTCTGGTGGGAAATATTTTTGGTGTTTAAAAATTGCTATGCTGCTGTAAAGGGATGGCTGATatcagtgctctgcagctctgaaATAGCTGTCTCTTAAAGCGACATGTGCAGGGGGAGCCATATCTGTTGTTTCTCATTTGCTGTTGCATTGCTGTTTATGGTTtatccttttgtttttgtttttttgtcccCTCCTCCAGAAAATGATAATTATCATTGTGGTAGTGGTTGTCTTGCTCGCAATAGTAGCTCTGATTATTGGACTTTCCGTAGGGCTCAAGTAAAGCTAGCCCCCAGGGTTGCTGGCTCCAAACTGTAAGTAGTGTGGGGAATGTGGGGGTTTCCTGGGGCGCTGGCTCAGTGGGGCGACAGTCAAGCAAAGGTGGCGGAGTGACTTGAACTTATTGCTGCTTGCTTGTCCAGGACAGTTCAAAACCTCTAGGAGTTGGGTGTGTATTGGTGGGTGCCTTGGATATTGGGTGGGGTTTTGCTCCTCATACCTGGAGACCAACCCTGCCTTGGGCCAGAAATAAAATGTATTCTCACTAATGTCAGTTGGATCTATCCTGGGTGCTATATCCGCAACCTTGTCTATGCATTGGGTTCTGTGCTCTAGGTTCTTGCTACTGGCTTTGGGTTCTAGACTCTGGACACTGTGCTTTGTGTTCTGTGCTATGTGGATTCTGTGCTGTGAGCTCTTGGTTATGGTTTTGGGTTCCAGACTGGCTTCTGTGCTTTTGGTTCTGGCTTCGGGTTCTAGACTATGTGCTGTACTTTGGGTTCTAACTCTGGGCTCTGGCCTGTAGATTCTTGGCTCTAGCTTTGGGTTCTGTGCTTTGCAGCTGAGCTTTGCATTCAATCTCTTACATTTTTAACTCTTGCCTCAGCACTGTGGATGTGGCAGACGAGAAGGTGTTTGCAGAAGAGGGGATGATCTAAGGATCATGACTTGgaaagctggggtcagggacagcATGATTTCTCAAGGTTCTAGAGTGGGGAGGATAGTTCTGTGGATGTGGCTCAAGTGAAGGCAGCTGCTAGAGTCTGCTGCAAAGCAGGCGCCTTTGCTGTTCTTACAGGGCGCACTCCTATCTCTCTGGATCTCTGCAGGCTCAGAGAGTGAAGGGTAGGCCGCTGTTCACAAAGCGATCCGAAGGGTTAATTCTGGTCTGCTCTCCATTCCTTGccttgggggggaaggagggaaaaagGCAGGACTCTTCCAAGTTCCACCCCTATGAGTCACCAAAACCAGACCCCCTCAGATTTTTCAGATAATCAAAATAGGGGTGTGATGTTGCTTGGCCCCTCCTGGGCTTGACCAAGGTGCTTGGGCTGATTCGGGGAGAGGCAAATGTGACATTTCCCAAACACCACCCACCTGTGGCACCAAAATTGGAGAACTGTGCCAATCTGTGACCCTCCCCATTCTCAGATGAGCCGTGACACACACAGCTAACAAAATGGCCATTTAATTTCTGAAAGTTGTTCCAGGCTCCCTCCGCTCACTTACACTTGGGTCACGATTTAGCTGTTCTGCTTGCAAAGGAAATTGCAAGAGAAtcgctttttattttaaatgaaagctgagactctgGGGAGCAAGGTAGTGGTTTTGGAGACGACATCATGCAACATATGGGTGTGTATGCTGGCTGTTTCTGAGCCCCACAGCGGGGTCATTGGCCCATCTGCAGAGGTCGTTTCCCCATCTCTAGCTATCTGGGCCCAGGATCTGTTAGTGTTTAGATATCCGTGATTATGCTTAATATTACCTTGCTGGCCTGCCCTCAGATGTGAATTGATTTCTCCCTTGTTCCTTCAATTTCTCCAGACACTCCTGATCTTGGTGGTGAGCTTTTTCCCTCGTGATCCTCCTCGTGTCCCACACGCCGACCTCCTGCTCCCTCTGCCTTTCCTGGACCTGCTAATCACAGCCTGCCCTCTGGGCTCTGCTGTGAATATTTCCCTTTTGGGTGGAGCTTTTCCTAATAGCACTTTCTGGGAGAGCTGCCAGCCCATTCATCAGCTAGCTGACGTATCCCTCCTGGAGGATCTGAGCTTGCTTCGCCATGTCCAGGAGGTAACTGTCTCCTGCACCACTGATGCACTTGAGAGAAGCCGCCATCAAgccttcctcttctcccctcctctccaaGTCCACAACCACCAACC
Coding sequences within:
- the STX3 gene encoding syntaxin-3 isoform X5; translation: MKDRLEQLKAKQDQDDDADDVEIAIENTGFMDEFFSEIEETRQNIEKIAENVEGAKKLYSIILSAPIPEQKTKDDLEQLTAEIKKIANSVRNKLKSMERSIEQDEVQSSADLRIRKSQHSVLSRKFVDVMTKYNEAQVDFRERSKGRIQRQLEITGKNTTDEELEEMLESGNPSIFTSGIMDSQISKQALSEIEGRHKDIVQLESSIKELHDMFVDIAMLVENQGGVLDNIELNMMHAVDHIERARDETKKALVYKKKAHKKMIIIIVVVVVLLAIVALIIGLSVGLK
- the STX3 gene encoding syntaxin-3 isoform X3, producing MDEFFSEIEETRQNIEKIAENVEGAKKLYSIILSAPIPEQKTKDDLEQLTAEIKKIANSVRNKLKSMERSIEQDEVQSSADLRIRKSQHSVLSRKFVDVMTKYNEAQVDFRERSKGRIQRQLEITGKNTTDEELEEMLESGNPSIFTSGIMDSQISKQALSEIEGRHKDIVQLESSIKELHDMFVDIAMLVENQGGVLDNIELNMMHAVDHIERARDETKKALVYKKKAHKGSSKASPQGCWLQTTLLILVVSFFPRDPPRVPHADLLLPLPFLDLLITACPLGSAVNISLLGGAFPNSTFWESCQPIHQLADVSLLEDLSLLRHVQEVTVSCTTDALERSRHQAFLFSPPLQVHNHQPQFLLLMSFPVSVRFCFLAGFSPVIAEP
- the STX3 gene encoding syntaxin-3 isoform X1, which gives rise to MKDRLEQLKAKQDQDDDADDVEIAIENTGFMDEFFSEIEETRQNIEKIAENVEGAKKLYSIILSAPIPEQKTKDDLEQLTAEIKKIANSVRNKLKSMERSIEQDEVQSSADLRIRKSQHSVLSRKFVDVMTKYNEAQVDFRERSKGRIQRQLEITGKNTTDEELEEMLESGNPSIFTSGIMDSQISKQALSEIEGRHKDIVQLESSIKELHDMFVDIAMLVENQGGVLDNIELNMMHAVDHIERARDETKKALVYKKKAHKGSSKASPQGCWLQTTLLILVVSFFPRDPPRVPHADLLLPLPFLDLLITACPLGSAVNISLLGGAFPNSTFWESCQPIHQLADVSLLEDLSLLRHVQEVTVSCTTDALERSRHQAFLFSPPLQVHNHQPQFLLLMSFPVSVRFCFLAGFSPVIAEP
- the STX3 gene encoding syntaxin-3 isoform X7; translation: MKDRLEQLKAKQDQDDDADDVEIAIENTGFMDEFFSEIEETRQNIEKIAENVEGAKKLYSIILSAPIPEQKTKDDLEQLTAEIKKIANSVRNKLKSMERSIEQDEVQSSADLRIRKSQHSVLSRKFVDVMTKYNEAQVDFRERSKGRIQRQLEITGKNTTDEELEEMLESGNPSIFTSGIMDSQISKQALSEIEGRHKDIVQLESSIKELHDMFVDIAMLVENQGAMIDRIETNMDQSVGFVERAVADTKKAVKYQSEARRPPPPSLVPHSPDTESLHV
- the STX3 gene encoding syntaxin-3 isoform X6 gives rise to the protein MKDRLEQLKAKQDQDDDADDVEIAIENTGFMDEFFSEIEETRQNIEKIAENVEGAKKLYSIILSAPIPEQKTKDDLEQLTAEIKKIANSVRNKLKSMERSIEQDEVQSSADLRIRKSQHSVLSRKFVDVMTKYNEAQVDFRERSKGRIQRQLEITGKNTTDEELEEMLESGNPSIFTSGIMDSQISKQALSEIEGRHKDIVQLESSIKELHDMFVDIAMLVENQGAMIDRIETNMDQSVGFVERAVADTKKAVKYQSEARRKKIMIMICCIILAIILASTIGGIFA
- the STX3 gene encoding syntaxin-3 isoform X2, with translation MKDRLEQLKAKQDQDDDADDVEIAIENTGFMDEFFSEIEETRQNIEKIAENVEGAKKLYSIILSAPIPEQKTKDDLEQLTAEIKKIANSVRNKLKSMERSIEQDEVQSSADLRIRKSQHSVLSRKFVDVMTKYNEAQVDFRERSKGRIQRQLEITGKNTTDEELEEMLESGNPSIFTSGIMDSQISKQALSEIEGRHKDIVQLESSIKELHDMFVDIAMLVENQGGVLDNIELNMMHAVDHIERARDETKKALVYKKKAHKTLLILVVSFFPRDPPRVPHADLLLPLPFLDLLITACPLGSAVNISLLGGAFPNSTFWESCQPIHQLADVSLLEDLSLLRHVQEVTVSCTTDALERSRHQAFLFSPPLQVHNHQPQFLLLMSFPVSVRFCFLAGFSPVIAEP
- the STX3 gene encoding syntaxin-3 isoform X4 produces the protein MKDRLEQLKAKQDQDDDADDVEIAIENTGFMDEFFSEIEETRQNIEKIAENVEGAKKLYSIILSAPIPEQKTKDDLEQLTAEIKKIANSVRNKLKSMERSIEQDEVQSSADLRIRKSQHSVLSRKFVDVMTKYNEAQVDFRERSKGRIQRQLEITGKNTTDEELEEMLESGNPSIFTSGIMDSQISKQALSEIEGRHKDIVQLESSIKELHDMFVDIAMLVENQGAMIDRIETNMDQSVGFVERAVADTKKAVKYQSEARRVRTTNHSPIQSPHPANQWSCLTLLRCYPILNHPTNQNPTPSSLPCHQS